Proteins from a single region of Abyssalbus ytuae:
- a CDS encoding DUF6168 family protein: MKKQFVLRFLAILLLSLVVTFTAHILILHFKNLDLFANKIILSYVVNFLVASGIFFVLYGLRNTFKNQIGFLFIAGSFLKFLIFFVIFYPYYKQDGEIILAEFMAFFIPYIICLIIETSGVAKLLKNI; encoded by the coding sequence ATGAAAAAACAATTTGTTCTTAGGTTTTTAGCTATACTATTATTAAGTCTTGTCGTTACTTTCACTGCCCATATTTTAATATTACATTTCAAAAACCTTGACTTATTTGCCAATAAAATAATACTATCCTATGTTGTAAATTTTTTAGTTGCTTCAGGTATCTTTTTTGTGCTGTATGGGTTAAGAAACACCTTTAAAAACCAAATTGGCTTCCTATTTATTGCAGGAAGTTTTTTAAAATTTTTAATCTTTTTTGTTATTTTCTATCCTTATTATAAACAGGATGGAGAAATAATTTTAGCAGAGTTTATGGCTTTTTTCATTCCCTATATCATATGTCTTATCATAGAAACATCAGGAGTGGCAAAATTGCTTAAAAATATATAA
- a CDS encoding AtpZ/AtpI family protein, whose protein sequence is MNKKPKKQLKNLALLSGIAFQMGATIYLGAYGGKWLDAHYNTTEKKPFTIVCTLLAVGISLYIVLQQVKKLHK, encoded by the coding sequence ATGAACAAAAAACCGAAAAAACAGCTTAAAAACCTGGCTTTACTTTCAGGTATCGCCTTTCAAATGGGCGCCACTATATATTTAGGTGCTTATGGAGGCAAATGGCTGGATGCTCATTATAATACTACCGAAAAAAAACCCTTTACTATAGTATGCACGTTACTTGCTGTAGGTATATCGCTATATATAGTTTTGCAACAAGTAAAAAAATTACATAAGTAG
- a CDS encoding lipopolysaccharide biosynthesis protein, translating to MSTLKRFLQDTVLYGLATVVPRLMNFILVPLHTDKLNTVSYSDNTTFYVYAAFFNVLLTYGMETSFFRMFSIKKNKEKVFSTVLLSLTVTTLLFFVVAWGFNNSLAQTVELKLEYFNYLLGVLVLDTLVVAPFAYLRATGRPIRFASYKLLNITVYFLLNLFFLWAIPKFNIDFKFYNNNDKVQYIFIANLAASAVTFIFLIPYLFKTKLNFDIKIFKELINYGWPIMVAGLAFVVNENLDKLMLKDMLDKDIMGAYSGCYKLAVFMTLFIQAFRLGAEPFFFNHAKEKNAKTVYAVILKYFVIVAAFGFLFIVVYIDIFKEQFIRNASYWKALEIVPVILLANLCLGIYHNLSIWYKLTDKTRYGMYISLFGAFITILFNYFMIPVIGFMASAWATLIAYGGMMIISYVLGKKHYNVPYEISKITFYLLISILSVYFSFYLFRGNYLIGTGLLLLFLGIVYIFEKKELQKLFVKK from the coding sequence TTGAGCACGCTAAAACGATTCTTACAAGACACTGTTTTATATGGTTTAGCCACAGTAGTTCCCAGGTTAATGAACTTTATCTTAGTGCCTTTACATACAGATAAACTGAATACTGTAAGCTATTCTGACAATACCACATTTTATGTTTACGCTGCGTTTTTTAATGTCTTGTTAACCTATGGTATGGAAACATCTTTCTTTAGAATGTTCAGCATAAAAAAAAATAAGGAAAAGGTGTTTTCTACTGTTTTGCTTAGCCTAACCGTAACCACACTTTTATTTTTTGTAGTAGCCTGGGGGTTTAATAATAGTTTAGCCCAAACAGTAGAACTGAAGTTAGAGTACTTTAATTATTTACTGGGAGTACTTGTTCTGGACACCCTGGTGGTAGCTCCCTTTGCTTATTTAAGGGCTACTGGCCGACCCATCCGGTTTGCGTCCTATAAATTGCTCAATATAACTGTTTATTTCCTCCTGAACCTTTTCTTCCTATGGGCAATACCCAAATTTAATATCGATTTTAAATTTTATAACAATAATGATAAAGTTCAATACATATTCATTGCCAATTTAGCCGCCAGTGCTGTTACTTTCATTTTCCTTATCCCCTACCTTTTTAAAACAAAACTGAACTTTGATATAAAAATATTCAAAGAGCTTATAAATTACGGGTGGCCAATTATGGTAGCAGGCCTGGCTTTCGTGGTTAATGAAAATCTTGATAAACTCATGTTAAAAGATATGTTGGATAAAGATATTATGGGTGCTTATAGCGGTTGCTACAAACTGGCTGTTTTTATGACACTTTTTATCCAGGCCTTCAGGTTAGGGGCGGAACCCTTCTTTTTTAATCATGCTAAAGAAAAAAACGCTAAAACCGTATATGCGGTGATACTTAAATACTTTGTAATTGTCGCAGCTTTTGGCTTTTTATTTATTGTAGTTTACATAGATATTTTTAAAGAACAATTTATCAGAAACGCATCTTACTGGAAAGCCCTGGAAATAGTTCCTGTTATCTTACTTGCTAACTTATGCCTGGGAATTTATCATAACCTTTCCATCTGGTATAAACTCACAGACAAAACAAGGTATGGAATGTATATTTCCTTATTTGGGGCTTTTATCACTATACTTTTTAATTACTTTATGATTCCGGTTATCGGTTTTATGGCCTCAGCATGGGCTACCTTAATTGCCTATGGGGGCATGATGATTATTTCATATGTTCTTGGCAAAAAACATTACAATGTCCCTTACGAAATAAGTAAAATAACATTCTACCTTTTAATTTCCATATTGTCTGTTTATTTCTCCTTTTATCTATTCCGTGGAAATTACCTTATAGGAACCGGTTTACTTTTATTATTTTTGGGCATTGTATACATATTTGAAAAAAAAGAACTTCAAAAACTCTTTGTGAAAAAATGA
- a CDS encoding F0F1 ATP synthase subunit B, which translates to MEKLINEFSLGLFFWQTLLFILLLLLLRKYAWKPILNAVNEREEGIKNALQSAENAKKEMQNLQADNEKLLKEARAEREAMLKEARELKDKMIADAKDQAQAEANKLIKQAQASIESEKQAAVVDLKNQVASLSVEIAEKVVRGELSDKNKQLKLVEDILGDVTLN; encoded by the coding sequence ATGGAAAAATTAATTAACGAGTTTTCTTTAGGATTGTTTTTTTGGCAAACTTTATTATTTATACTTCTACTTCTTTTATTAAGAAAGTATGCCTGGAAACCTATTTTAAATGCAGTAAATGAAAGAGAAGAAGGAATTAAAAATGCATTGCAATCAGCAGAAAATGCCAAAAAAGAAATGCAAAACCTTCAGGCTGATAACGAAAAGCTTTTAAAAGAAGCACGCGCTGAAAGAGAAGCAATGTTAAAGGAAGCACGTGAATTAAAAGATAAAATGATAGCTGATGCCAAAGATCAAGCCCAGGCAGAAGCCAACAAACTTATAAAACAAGCACAGGCTAGCATTGAAAGTGAAAAACAAGCAGCAGTTGTTGACCTTAAAAATCAGGTTGCTTCTCTTTCTGTTGAAATAGCCGAAAAAGTAGTACGAGGTGAGTTGTCTGACAAAAACAAACAACTAAAACTCGTAGAAGATATATTAGGTGATGTAACCTTAAACTAA
- the atpG gene encoding ATP synthase F1 subunit gamma: MANLKEIRNRISSVASTMQITSAMKMVSAAKLKKAQDAITAMRPYADKLTELLQSLSATLEGDSGSIFAQEREVKKVLVVSITSNKGLCGAFNSNVIKESARLAKEAYKSTQVDFVTIGKKGNDIIKKSFNVIENDSNVFDDLTFDNVALIAEKLMGLYADGSYDKIILVYNHFKNAGNQIVMTEDFLPIIPVKRDSKVSLDYIFEPSKSQIVETLIPKSLKTQLYKAIRDSFASEHGARMTAMHKATDNAGALKADLTLTYNKARQAAITNEILEIVSGAEALNN, translated from the coding sequence ATGGCAAACTTAAAAGAAATACGTAACAGAATATCATCGGTAGCATCAACCATGCAAATTACCAGTGCCATGAAAATGGTATCGGCTGCAAAGTTGAAAAAAGCACAGGATGCTATTACTGCAATGAGACCATATGCAGACAAACTTACTGAGTTACTGCAAAGCTTAAGCGCAACCCTGGAAGGAGATTCAGGAAGTATTTTTGCCCAGGAAAGGGAAGTAAAAAAAGTACTGGTGGTTTCCATAACTTCTAATAAAGGCCTTTGCGGTGCTTTTAACTCTAATGTTATTAAAGAATCAGCACGATTAGCAAAAGAAGCTTATAAAAGCACACAAGTAGACTTCGTAACCATCGGTAAAAAAGGGAATGATATCATAAAAAAATCGTTCAATGTAATTGAAAATGACAGTAATGTTTTTGATGACCTTACCTTTGATAATGTTGCGCTCATAGCTGAAAAACTTATGGGTTTATATGCTGATGGTTCCTATGATAAAATTATTTTGGTATACAATCACTTTAAAAATGCAGGAAATCAAATTGTAATGACCGAAGATTTTCTTCCAATCATTCCTGTTAAAAGAGATTCCAAAGTTTCTTTAGATTATATTTTTGAACCCTCAAAAAGTCAGATAGTTGAAACTTTAATACCAAAATCTCTAAAAACCCAGCTTTATAAAGCCATTAGAGATTCTTTTGCTTCGGAACATGGAGCCCGAATGACTGCCATGCATAAAGCCACCGATAATGCCGGTGCTTTAAAAGCAGATTTAACACTTACATACAACAAAGCCCGTCAAGCTGCCATTACCAATGAGATTTTAGAAATTGTAAGTGGTGCGGAAGCATTAAACAATTAA
- a CDS encoding sugar phosphate nucleotidyltransferase, protein MKIIVPMAGRGSRLRPHTLTIPKPLIPIAGKPIVQRLVEDIAKVLNENIEEIAFIIHKDFGNKVPEDLKQIAKNLGANGTIYYQDQPLGTGHAIMCAQNSLSGPCVIAYADTLFKADFNLDKNADSVIWVKQVDKPEAYGVVQLNDKGNIEALVEKPKEFVSDLAVIGIYYFKDANILKTELQTVLDNKVTHGGEYQINDGIKAMMEKGMKFVPGKVDEWMDCGNKNVTVETNSRILGFLKEEKENLVSNSVNLENSNIIEPCYIGENVVIKNSTVGPFVSLGNGCVVENSNVKNSLIQTFTTIKNANLDNAMIGNHATFNGKFTSISIGDYSTLE, encoded by the coding sequence ATGAAAATAATTGTACCAATGGCTGGAAGAGGTTCTCGCCTACGTCCACATACATTAACCATCCCTAAACCACTCATACCAATTGCCGGAAAACCCATTGTACAAAGATTGGTAGAAGATATAGCAAAAGTGTTGAATGAAAATATAGAAGAAATTGCCTTTATAATCCATAAAGATTTTGGAAACAAAGTTCCCGAAGACTTAAAACAAATTGCGAAAAATCTGGGAGCTAATGGCACCATTTATTATCAGGACCAACCTTTAGGCACGGGCCACGCAATTATGTGTGCACAAAACTCACTTTCAGGTCCATGTGTAATTGCCTATGCCGATACCCTCTTTAAAGCTGACTTTAACCTTGATAAGAATGCTGACAGTGTAATATGGGTAAAACAAGTGGACAAGCCGGAAGCTTACGGGGTAGTTCAATTAAATGACAAAGGAAATATTGAAGCACTGGTGGAAAAACCTAAGGAATTTGTTTCAGATCTGGCCGTTATTGGCATATATTACTTTAAGGATGCAAACATTCTTAAAACCGAATTACAAACTGTTTTAGACAATAAAGTTACCCACGGGGGCGAATATCAAATAAACGACGGCATTAAAGCAATGATGGAAAAAGGCATGAAATTTGTACCCGGTAAAGTAGATGAATGGATGGATTGCGGCAATAAAAATGTTACCGTGGAAACCAATTCAAGAATACTGGGGTTTTTAAAAGAAGAAAAAGAAAATTTAGTGTCAAATTCTGTAAATTTAGAGAATTCAAACATCATAGAACCTTGTTATATAGGAGAAAATGTTGTAATTAAAAACTCAACTGTTGGCCCGTTTGTTTCATTAGGCAATGGATGCGTTGTTGAAAATTCCAATGTAAAAAACAGCCTGATACAAACATTTACAACAATAAAAAATGCTAATTTAGATAATGCTATGATTGGCAATCATGCAACGTTTAACGGTAAATTTACCAGTATTAGTATTGGAGATTATTCTACTTTAGAATAA
- the atpB gene encoding F0F1 ATP synthase subunit A: MQRNFLGKTFTILFLISSMLGFSQHHDTHGEATHSEEQTSETSPKQQRKNEVKEYVQHHLLDSHDFNIFSYTGEDGHQHHVGFPLPVILWDNGLKIFSSSKFHHGEEVAEVNGDYYKLYHGKIYKTNATGTINYDEDHHPVNVKPLDFSITKSVFMIILTSILLFLLFTSLAKSYAKNGGIAKGAGRFFEPIVLYIRDEIAIPNIGEKKYKKYMPYLLTIFFFIWFLNLFGLTPFGINVTGNIAITVALAILTFLLTNFTGTKDYWKHIFDPLGNSMPWIAKIPLYIILIPIEVLGIFIKPFSLLIRLYANMQAGHIVLGSLIGLIYIFQNWVGGPLSFGLAFAISMIEILVALLQAYIFTMLSALYFGFAAEDHSHAEEHEGEVQHL; this comes from the coding sequence ATGCAAAGAAATTTTTTAGGTAAAACGTTCACTATTTTATTTCTGATTTCATCGATGTTAGGTTTTTCTCAACATCACGATACTCATGGGGAAGCCACTCATTCCGAAGAACAAACTTCCGAAACTTCTCCCAAACAGCAAAGAAAAAATGAAGTAAAGGAATATGTGCAACATCACCTTTTAGATTCTCATGATTTTAATATCTTTTCATATACCGGAGAAGATGGTCATCAACACCATGTTGGTTTTCCGCTTCCTGTAATTTTATGGGATAATGGTTTAAAAATATTCTCTTCTTCAAAATTCCATCATGGAGAAGAAGTAGCTGAGGTAAATGGTGATTATTACAAATTGTATCATGGCAAAATTTATAAAACCAATGCTACCGGAACAATAAATTATGATGAAGATCACCATCCTGTAAATGTAAAACCACTTGATTTTTCAATAACAAAAAGTGTGTTTATGATCATCCTTACTTCCATACTTCTTTTTTTACTTTTTACAAGCCTTGCCAAAAGCTATGCTAAAAATGGTGGTATTGCCAAAGGTGCAGGACGCTTCTTTGAGCCCATTGTTCTATATATAAGAGACGAAATTGCAATACCCAATATAGGAGAAAAAAAATATAAAAAATACATGCCCTACTTATTAACCATTTTCTTTTTTATATGGTTTTTAAATTTATTCGGGCTTACCCCTTTTGGTATTAATGTTACCGGTAACATTGCTATTACCGTGGCACTGGCAATATTAACTTTTTTACTTACAAATTTTACCGGAACAAAAGATTACTGGAAACACATTTTTGATCCTCTAGGCAACAGTATGCCTTGGATTGCCAAAATACCATTATACATTATCCTTATCCCTATTGAAGTATTAGGTATTTTCATTAAGCCTTTCTCACTCCTTATACGTTTGTATGCAAACATGCAGGCAGGCCACATAGTATTAGGCAGTTTAATCGGTTTAATTTATATATTTCAAAATTGGGTAGGAGGTCCTTTGTCATTCGGATTAGCCTTCGCTATTTCGATGATTGAAATTTTAGTTGCCCTTTTACAGGCATATATATTTACAATGCTCTCAGCTTTATATTTTGGCTTTGCAGCTGAAGATCATTCCCATGCAGAAGAACATGAAGGTGAAGTACAACACTTATAA
- the atpA gene encoding F0F1 ATP synthase subunit alpha yields MAEVKAAEVSAILKKQLSGFEASASLDEVGTVLQVGDGIARIYGLSNAQYGELVEFESGLEGIVLNLEEDNVGIVLLGPSTEIKEGATVKRTQRIASIKVGEEMVGRVVDTLGNPIDGKGPIGGTLYEMPLERKAPGVIFRQPVNEPLQTGIKSVDAMIPIGRGQRELVIGDRQTGKTTVCIDTIINQKEFYDAGEPVFCIYVAVGQKASTVAGIAKTLEDKGALAYTVIVAANASDPAPMQVYAPFAGAAIGEYFRDTGRPALIVYDDLSKQAVAYREVSLLLRRPPGREAYPGDVFYLHSRLLERAAKVINDDDIAKNMNDLPEPLKPVVKGGGSLTALPIIETQAGDVSAYIPTNVISITDGQIFLESDLFNSGVRPAINVGISVSRVGGSAQIKSMKKVAGTLKLDQAQYRELEAFAKFGSDLDAATMNVIEKGKRNVEILKQAQNDPYTVEDQIAIIYAGSKNLLREVPVEKVKQFERDYLEILNAKHRGILDTLKAGKLTDEVTDTLTSVAKDLAARYKN; encoded by the coding sequence ATGGCAGAAGTTAAAGCCGCTGAAGTATCAGCAATATTAAAAAAACAACTATCAGGATTTGAAGCTTCAGCTTCATTAGATGAAGTAGGTACTGTATTACAGGTAGGTGACGGTATCGCCCGTATTTATGGGCTTTCAAATGCTCAATATGGGGAGCTAGTAGAATTTGAATCCGGCCTTGAAGGTATTGTTCTTAACCTTGAAGAAGATAACGTTGGTATCGTATTACTAGGTCCTTCTACAGAAATTAAAGAAGGTGCTACAGTAAAACGTACCCAACGTATTGCGTCTATTAAGGTAGGTGAAGAAATGGTAGGACGTGTAGTTGATACTTTAGGAAATCCTATTGATGGGAAAGGCCCCATAGGTGGTACTCTATATGAAATGCCTCTTGAGCGTAAAGCTCCCGGTGTTATCTTCCGTCAGCCTGTAAACGAACCGTTGCAAACCGGTATCAAATCAGTGGACGCCATGATTCCGATAGGAAGAGGTCAACGTGAGTTGGTTATTGGCGACCGTCAAACAGGTAAAACTACTGTATGTATTGATACCATTATCAATCAAAAAGAATTTTACGATGCAGGAGAGCCTGTATTTTGTATATATGTAGCTGTTGGGCAAAAAGCATCAACTGTGGCAGGTATTGCAAAAACTCTTGAAGATAAAGGAGCCTTAGCATACACTGTTATAGTAGCTGCAAATGCATCAGACCCCGCTCCTATGCAGGTTTATGCCCCGTTTGCCGGTGCAGCAATAGGTGAATATTTCCGTGATACCGGTCGTCCGGCTTTAATTGTATATGATGACCTTTCCAAACAAGCCGTAGCATATCGTGAAGTATCATTATTATTACGTCGTCCACCAGGACGTGAAGCGTATCCTGGTGACGTATTTTACCTTCACTCAAGGTTATTAGAGCGCGCAGCGAAAGTTATTAATGATGATGATATTGCTAAAAACATGAATGACCTGCCGGAACCATTAAAACCCGTAGTAAAAGGTGGTGGTTCATTAACAGCTTTGCCAATTATTGAAACTCAGGCAGGTGACGTATCTGCATATATCCCTACTAACGTAATCTCAATTACCGACGGACAGATATTCCTCGAGTCAGACCTTTTCAACTCCGGAGTGCGTCCTGCGATTAACGTAGGTATATCAGTATCACGTGTGGGTGGTTCTGCTCAAATTAAATCAATGAAAAAAGTAGCTGGTACCCTTAAATTAGACCAGGCACAATACAGGGAACTTGAAGCCTTTGCTAAATTTGGTTCAGACCTTGATGCCGCTACTATGAATGTTATTGAAAAAGGTAAACGTAATGTTGAAATTTTAAAGCAGGCTCAGAATGACCCTTATACAGTTGAAGATCAGATAGCAATCATTTATGCCGGTTCAAAAAATCTTTTAAGAGAGGTTCCTGTAGAAAAAGTAAAACAATTTGAAAGAGACTATCTCGAAATATTGAATGCTAAACACAGAGGTATTCTCGATACTTTAAAAGCAGGAAAATTAACAGATGAAGTAACTGATACTTTAACCTCTGTTGCAAAAGATCTTGCTGCTCGTTATAAAAACTAA
- the atpE gene encoding ATP synthase F0 subunit C: MEIPAIVGAGLAVIGVGIGIGQIGGKAMEAIARQPEAYGKIQTAMLIAAALIEGIGFAAIFAS, translated from the coding sequence ATGGAAATTCCAGCTATTGTAGGTGCAGGTTTAGCAGTTATCGGTGTAGGTATCGGTATTGGTCAGATTGGTGGTAAAGCTATGGAAGCTATCGCCCGTCAGCCTGAGGCTTACGGAAAAATTCAAACAGCAATGCTTATCGCAGCTGCGCTTATTGAAGGTATTGGTTTTGCTGCAATATTTGCATCTTAA
- the dut gene encoding dUTP diphosphatase, with translation MTIKIINKSVHKLPHYETESSAGMDLRANISEPIILNPLERTIVKTGLFIELPAGFEAQVRPRSGLAAKKGITVLNAPGTIDADYRGEIGVILVNLSNESFTIENGERIAQLVIAKHERAQWIEVNQLSETSRGEGGFGSTGVK, from the coding sequence ATGACCATTAAAATAATTAATAAATCCGTTCACAAATTGCCCCATTACGAAACAGAATCATCTGCAGGAATGGATTTAAGGGCAAACATCAGCGAACCAATAATATTAAACCCACTGGAAAGAACCATTGTAAAAACGGGGTTGTTTATAGAATTGCCTGCAGGCTTCGAAGCACAAGTACGCCCACGTAGTGGGTTGGCTGCCAAAAAAGGGATTACCGTTTTAAATGCTCCTGGTACTATTGATGCCGATTATCGGGGAGAAATAGGAGTAATCTTAGTTAATCTATCCAACGAAAGTTTTACAATAGAAAACGGTGAACGTATTGCCCAATTAGTAATTGCCAAACATGAAAGGGCACAATGGATCGAAGTAAATCAACTTTCCGAAACCTCTCGTGGTGAAGGTGGGTTTGGCAGTACAGGAGTAAAATAA
- the atpH gene encoding ATP synthase F1 subunit delta encodes MAGARAAIRYAKAVLGFAQDQNLADQVNDEMKLIAKTVSENKELQTALKSPVIKTEVKKRSLKEIFSGMSPVSEGLINILSENKRLEILGETAEKYIILYDQLKGKEVAVVTTAVPLTADLEKKVLAKVKELTGNKVTVENKIDESIIGGFILRIGDLQYNASIANKLNNLKRELSNNLYVSQLN; translated from the coding sequence ATGGCAGGAGCAAGAGCAGCAATACGTTACGCAAAAGCAGTTTTAGGATTTGCGCAGGACCAAAATCTGGCTGATCAGGTGAACGATGAAATGAAGTTAATTGCCAAAACAGTTTCTGAAAACAAAGAGTTACAAACTGCCCTTAAAAGCCCCGTAATTAAAACAGAGGTGAAAAAGCGCAGCTTAAAAGAAATTTTCTCAGGCATGTCTCCTGTTTCGGAAGGCTTGATAAACATTCTTTCAGAAAATAAAAGATTGGAAATTTTAGGAGAAACAGCTGAAAAATATATCATTCTTTACGACCAGTTAAAAGGTAAAGAAGTAGCAGTTGTAACTACTGCTGTTCCTTTAACAGCAGACCTTGAGAAAAAAGTGCTGGCTAAAGTAAAAGAGCTTACAGGCAACAAAGTAACAGTAGAGAATAAAATTGACGAAAGCATTATTGGCGGATTTATACTCCGTATAGGGGATTTACAATATAATGCCAGTATAGCCAACAAGCTAAATAATTTAAAAAGAGAATTAAGTAATAATTTATACGTTTCGCAATTAAATTAA
- a CDS encoding bactofilin family protein, producing MFSESKKYKADAVSPIGLTNRLVANTKIKGDITADTDFRIDGVLEGSIKTKGKVVIGKTGYINGKVMCENADIEGKFNGELNVSNILTLKSSANIQGNVIVGKLSVEPGANFNATCDMKGAGVKELKATSNNEQKTEKTA from the coding sequence ATGTTTTCAGAGTCAAAAAAATACAAAGCTGATGCAGTTTCTCCAATAGGTTTAACTAACAGGTTAGTTGCAAACACAAAAATTAAAGGTGATATCACTGCAGATACCGATTTTAGAATAGATGGTGTTCTTGAAGGCAGTATTAAAACCAAAGGCAAAGTGGTAATTGGAAAAACCGGTTACATTAACGGAAAAGTGATGTGTGAAAATGCCGATATCGAAGGTAAATTTAACGGAGAGCTTAACGTTTCTAATATTTTAACTCTTAAAAGTTCAGCAAACATACAAGGCAACGTTATTGTGGGTAAACTATCAGTTGAGCCCGGGGCAAACTTTAATGCTACTTGTGACATGAAAGGTGCCGGAGTAAAAGAATTAAAGGCCACCAGCAATAATGAACAAAAAACCGAAAAAACAGCTTAA